Proteins from a genomic interval of Prevotella sp. E13-27:
- a CDS encoding DUF4296 domain-containing protein, with translation MNSCKFIAVGVALMASLVGCKPTTPSKYIQPDEIEDILVEYHIARAMAVTEGNYDKQNYNQALYWNSVLKKHGITQAEFDSSMVYYYRYADRFDNIYNNVTARLEDNAMMLGASEGEIGRFASLNANGDTANIWTDAPSLVMMPMAPLNHYEFNVNTDSVFREGDTFLIQFMTDFVYQSGGKDGFLYTAVEYPDTTIVKFMSFSYSGLCQLRLENKVKTCPKAVKGYLHLGGASDPSTTMRLLLIDNIQLIRFHNKSEEPKQSETDSSSSGTAAQRTSVEADGSGDTFGQSVEALPVTRGNRPHRMVERIDSVKARN, from the coding sequence GTGAATAGTTGTAAGTTCATAGCAGTAGGCGTTGCGTTGATGGCAAGCTTGGTGGGTTGTAAACCAACGACACCAAGTAAGTATATTCAGCCAGACGAGATAGAGGATATTCTCGTTGAGTATCATATTGCACGTGCAATGGCTGTTACTGAAGGCAACTATGACAAGCAAAACTATAACCAGGCTCTCTACTGGAACTCGGTATTAAAGAAACACGGCATAACACAGGCGGAGTTCGACTCTTCAATGGTCTATTACTATAGATATGCCGATCGCTTCGATAATATCTACAATAATGTTACGGCCCGTCTGGAAGATAATGCAATGATGCTTGGCGCATCGGAAGGCGAGATAGGACGCTTTGCCTCTCTTAATGCTAATGGTGATACAGCAAACATCTGGACTGATGCACCATCTCTGGTAATGATGCCGATGGCTCCATTGAACCACTACGAGTTTAACGTTAATACCGACTCAGTGTTCAGGGAAGGCGATACGTTCCTAATTCAGTTCATGACTGACTTCGTATATCAGTCAGGTGGTAAGGATGGTTTCCTCTATACTGCTGTGGAATATCCTGATACGACGATTGTTAAGTTCATGTCGTTCTCATATTCAGGTCTGTGCCAGTTGCGTCTGGAAAATAAGGTGAAGACGTGTCCCAAAGCTGTGAAAGGCTATTTGCACCTTGGTGGCGCAAGTGATCCTTCAACTACGATGAGACTGCTTTTGATTGATAACATTCAGCTAATTAGATTCCATAATAAGAGTGAAGAACCAAAACAGAGTGAGACGGATAGCAGCTCATCAGGTACAGCTGCCCAGCGGACAAGTGTTGAGGCAGACGGTAGTGGAGATACTTTCGGGCAAAGTGTTGAGGCACTACCCGTTACACGAGGAAATCGCCCACACAGAATGGTGGAGCGGATTGATTCTGTTAAAGCCAGAAACTGA
- a CDS encoding MFS transporter produces MNLKSRLAVMNFFEFAVWGAYLTCMSNYLGSAGLGDMIPWFYAIQGIVSIFMPTIMGIIADKYVQPQRLLGISHLLAGAAMLFCWWMGVEAGIGNELPNKSLFVAMYTVSVAFFMPTIALSNTVAFSALKKNGFDTVKDFPPIRVLGTVGFIATMWFVNCAVWQDGSFFFTLQENSYKFQYTYMQFFVSGVLSILLCAYCFTLPECRLEEKREVSLLESLGLSAFKLFKTKKMALFFIFSALLGMCLQVTNGYAGPFITSFKGSADAAVATSFAANNATLLTSISQVSEALCILMIPFFLKRFGIKTVMLMSMFAWVFRFGFFGIGSPTMPGVLMFILSCIVYGVAFDFFNVSGGIFVDQECEPSIKASAQGLFMMMTNGLGATIGTLAAGEIVNSYCSWQNVMINGQSQSFLVGDWQTCWFIFAGFALVVGVSFALLFNPGKK; encoded by the coding sequence ATGAATCTGAAATCTCGCTTAGCGGTAATGAACTTCTTTGAGTTCGCCGTATGGGGTGCTTACCTCACATGTATGAGTAACTATCTTGGTTCAGCAGGACTGGGTGACATGATACCCTGGTTCTATGCCATTCAAGGTATAGTTTCAATATTTATGCCTACCATCATGGGCATTATTGCTGACAAGTATGTGCAGCCTCAGAGACTGTTGGGTATAAGCCATCTGTTGGCAGGTGCCGCAATGCTTTTCTGCTGGTGGATGGGTGTTGAGGCAGGTATAGGCAACGAACTGCCAAACAAGTCGCTGTTTGTCGCTATGTACACGGTTAGTGTGGCTTTCTTCATGCCTACTATCGCATTGTCAAATACGGTGGCTTTCTCAGCTCTGAAGAAAAACGGCTTTGACACAGTAAAGGATTTTCCACCAATAAGAGTGCTCGGAACAGTGGGATTCATTGCTACGATGTGGTTCGTAAACTGCGCTGTGTGGCAGGACGGCTCGTTCTTCTTCACTCTTCAGGAGAATTCGTACAAGTTCCAATACACCTACATGCAGTTCTTCGTTTCAGGCGTGCTCAGCATCTTATTGTGCGCATATTGCTTCACATTGCCTGAGTGTCGTCTGGAGGAAAAACGCGAAGTGTCTTTGCTGGAGAGCCTTGGACTTAGCGCTTTCAAGCTGTTTAAGACTAAGAAGATGGCTCTGTTCTTCATCTTCTCTGCATTATTGGGAATGTGTCTTCAGGTGACCAATGGCTATGCAGGACCTTTCATTACAAGCTTCAAGGGTAGTGCAGATGCTGCTGTGGCAACATCGTTTGCTGCAAACAATGCCACTCTGCTAACGTCTATATCTCAGGTTAGTGAGGCACTCTGCATACTTATGATTCCATTCTTCCTGAAGCGCTTTGGAATAAAGACCGTTATGCTGATGTCTATGTTCGCATGGGTGTTCCGCTTCGGATTCTTTGGAATAGGAAGTCCCACAATGCCTGGAGTGCTGATGTTCATTCTGTCATGTATAGTCTATGGTGTGGCGTTCGACTTCTTTAATGTGTCAGGAGGTATCTTTGTTGACCAGGAGTGTGAACCTTCAATTAAGGCATCGGCACAGGGACTGTTCATGATGATGACCAACGGTCTTGGTGCTACTATCGGAACACTTGCAGCAGGAGAGATAGTCAACAGCTATTGCTCTTGGCAGAATGTGATGATAAACGGTCAGAGCCAGAGCTTCCTCGTAGGTGACTGGCAGACTTGTTGGTTCATCTTCGCAGGCTTCGCGTTGGTGGTAGGAGTATCGTTCGCATTACTCTTCAATCCAGGCAAGAAATAG
- a CDS encoding UvrB/UvrC motif-containing protein — MNRIQLRFENIQQVVGSEDISVILLTDESRKRAISVVCDEMLSRQLMLRLQSPDNCQTMLPEVLVQMLDGSHEMMIYGVHDGQYQVVLADSSFKRNARIRISDAVLLNVISGIPLFIEETLMQQQAVPFEENAKGVAIPINTMDVKRLNLALQNAIDKENYELASQLRDEINRRNHVE; from the coding sequence ATGAATCGCATACAGCTTAGGTTTGAAAACATACAGCAGGTCGTAGGCAGTGAAGACATCTCAGTCATATTGCTTACAGACGAAAGCCGTAAGCGTGCAATCTCTGTTGTATGCGATGAGATGTTGTCGCGTCAGTTGATGTTGCGTCTGCAGTCGCCAGACAATTGTCAGACGATGTTGCCTGAAGTGTTGGTACAGATGCTTGACGGATCGCACGAGATGATGATATATGGCGTTCATGACGGACAGTATCAAGTGGTGCTGGCTGATAGTAGTTTTAAGCGTAATGCTCGTATCCGTATAAGTGATGCCGTACTGCTGAATGTCATATCGGGCATACCTCTATTTATAGAGGAAACGCTAATGCAACAGCAGGCTGTTCCTTTTGAAGAGAATGCCAAAGGTGTGGCAATACCCATAAATACTATGGATGTAAAGAGACTGAACTTGGCCCTTCAGAATGCTATAGACAAAGAGAACTATGAACTTGCATCGCAGTTGCGCGATGAGATAAATAGAAGAAACCACGTGGAATGA
- a CDS encoding 16S rRNA (uracil(1498)-N(3))-methyltransferase translates to MKETRFFYVPDADRLRELPDEECQHAIRVLRLKEGDSMMLMDGKGTFYEAEVTMASSHHCGYEIVKTLPQQPTWNGHLHLAIAPTKMMERMEWLYEKAVEVGVDELSLLDCQFSERRVVKLPRLEKIVVSAVKQSRKAWMPVLNEMQSFKSFIETHQTEHRYIAHCYEEVERVNLFKELCEKCSPNEEVTVLVGPEGDFSIDEVRMAVDAGFVSVDLGKSRLRTETAGLSAVMMMQLTHQV, encoded by the coding sequence ATGAAAGAGACTCGCTTTTTCTATGTTCCTGATGCAGACAGACTTCGTGAGTTGCCTGACGAAGAGTGTCAGCACGCCATAAGAGTGCTGCGCCTTAAAGAGGGCGACTCTATGATGCTCATGGATGGTAAGGGTACGTTCTATGAGGCTGAGGTGACGATGGCATCTTCTCATCATTGTGGTTACGAAATAGTAAAGACATTACCTCAGCAGCCAACCTGGAACGGACATTTGCATCTTGCCATTGCTCCTACGAAGATGATGGAGCGAATGGAGTGGCTCTATGAAAAGGCTGTAGAGGTGGGAGTAGATGAGCTGTCACTTCTCGACTGTCAGTTTTCCGAGAGACGTGTGGTGAAGTTGCCTCGTTTGGAAAAGATTGTCGTTTCAGCTGTTAAGCAGAGCAGAAAGGCATGGATGCCTGTACTCAACGAGATGCAGTCGTTTAAGAGTTTCATAGAGACTCATCAGACTGAACATCGCTATATTGCTCATTGCTATGAGGAGGTGGAACGTGTTAATCTGTTCAAGGAGTTATGTGAGAAATGCAGTCCAAATGAAGAGGTAACTGTTCTAGTAGGTCCTGAAGGCGACTTCTCTATCGATGAGGTTCGTATGGCTGTTGATGCAGGATTCGTGTCTGTTGACCTTGGCAAAAGCCGTCTGCGTACAGAGACGGCAGGATTGTCGGCAGTTATGATGATGCAGCTGACACATCAGGTGTAG
- a CDS encoding DUF3256 family protein, translated as MKKLICFVALAFMMTININAQRKMAALFKEMPDSILSVLTKNNRLDMIDFMDAKMKAQVTNLLEGKSEMTMLSDDSLKIKMSDVMSIKMMVVDAKEEYDSCKQVVCMISTYTIPSTGDYESIVNYYSVKWHPLENPNLVVPLAPVPTSFKHDEKVMSTKPVY; from the coding sequence ATGAAGAAATTAATATGTTTTGTTGCCCTGGCATTTATGATGACTATAAACATAAATGCTCAGAGAAAAATGGCAGCCCTTTTCAAGGAAATGCCAGACTCCATATTATCTGTGCTTACAAAGAACAACAGGCTTGACATGATTGATTTCATGGATGCTAAGATGAAGGCTCAGGTAACCAATTTGTTGGAAGGGAAAAGTGAGATGACTATGCTCTCTGATGACAGCTTGAAGATAAAGATGAGTGATGTGATGAGCATTAAGATGATGGTTGTTGATGCTAAGGAGGAATATGATAGCTGCAAGCAGGTGGTCTGTATGATATCAACTTATACTATTCCTTCTACAGGTGACTATGAGAGTATTGTGAACTATTATAGTGTTAAGTGGCATCCATTAGAGAATCCTAATCTTGTGGTGCCATTGGCTCCTGTTCCCACATCATTCAAGCACGATGAGAAGGTAATGTCAACAAAGCCAGTTTATTAA
- the ispE gene encoding 4-(cytidine 5'-diphospho)-2-C-methyl-D-erythritol kinase: MITFPIAKINLGLNVVERRPDGYHNLETVFYPVPIKDALEVQMMDSAFPSSADCDLKVTNIAIEGDEQQNLVVKAYRMLKNDFPSMGRVHAHLYKNIPTQAGMGGGSSDCAAMILLLNNMFGLNMTKEQMIDYAAKLGADCPFFIMNTPVYAEGIGEKMQPVDLNLSGWYIGVVRPNIPVPTKEAFSLITPQRPAKNCRDIVAQPIETWRDELTNDFEKSVFALHPEIGAIKEQLYSLGAVYAAMSGSGSAVFGLFRENICLEEEFKGMFTSVLLL, from the coding sequence ATGATTACATTTCCGATAGCAAAGATAAATTTGGGACTAAATGTTGTAGAGCGCAGACCTGATGGTTATCACAACTTAGAGACAGTTTTCTATCCTGTACCTATTAAGGATGCGTTGGAAGTGCAAATGATGGATAGTGCTTTTCCTTCATCTGCGGATTGTGACTTGAAGGTCACAAACATTGCTATCGAAGGTGACGAACAGCAAAATCTTGTTGTCAAAGCTTATCGGATGCTGAAGAATGACTTCCCTTCAATGGGACGTGTTCATGCTCATCTGTATAAGAACATTCCCACACAGGCAGGAATGGGTGGTGGCTCGAGTGATTGTGCTGCAATGATTCTGTTGTTGAACAATATGTTTGGGCTAAACATGACAAAAGAACAGATGATTGACTATGCAGCGAAACTTGGTGCCGACTGTCCTTTCTTTATTATGAATACACCCGTATATGCAGAAGGAATTGGCGAAAAGATGCAGCCTGTTGATCTTAATCTTTCAGGATGGTATATCGGTGTGGTGCGTCCAAATATCCCAGTTCCTACCAAGGAGGCGTTTTCACTCATTACTCCACAGCGTCCAGCAAAGAACTGTCGTGATATAGTAGCACAGCCGATAGAGACATGGCGCGATGAACTGACAAATGATTTCGAGAAGAGCGTGTTCGCTCTTCATCCAGAGATAGGGGCAATAAAGGAACAACTTTATTCTCTTGGAGCTGTCTATGCTGCAATGAGTGGCAGCGGTAGCGCTGTCTTTGGTTTGTTCCGTGAGAACATTTGCCTTGAAGAAGAATTCAAGGGCATGTTTACTTCAGTGTTGTTGCTATAG
- a CDS encoding PqqD family protein produces the protein MRTKKGFKLRTICGENIIVTEGIENIDFSHIISMNESSAFLWKNIEGKDFDEAMLTDLLTNEYEVDKATAEEDVKLLVEKWLEAGIIV, from the coding sequence ATGAGAACAAAGAAAGGATTCAAGCTTCGCACCATCTGCGGTGAGAACATTATTGTAACTGAAGGCATCGAGAACATTGACTTCAGCCATATTATCAGCATGAACGAGTCATCAGCGTTTCTATGGAAAAACATTGAAGGCAAGGACTTCGATGAGGCCATGCTCACAGATTTGCTCACAAATGAATACGAAGTAGATAAAGCCACAGCAGAAGAAGATGTAAAACTGCTTGTGGAGAAGTGGCTCGAAGCCGGAATCATTGTTTAA
- a CDS encoding peptidase S41, translated as MITKQLPNEEFIPFVISELESVEGKTVTLPLRGRSMRPFLEDGRDNALLICDKNINVNDAVLAEIAPKRFVLHRIVAIDDNKVTLLGDGNLSPEHCTLKDIKAKAIGFYRKGRKTADMTSGLKWRIYSWWWTRLYPIRRYLLFILHPHIPARFKK; from the coding sequence ATGATCACAAAACAACTACCTAACGAAGAGTTCATTCCGTTCGTGATAAGCGAATTGGAATCTGTCGAGGGCAAGACTGTCACTCTTCCTCTTCGTGGGCGAAGCATGAGGCCGTTTCTTGAGGACGGGCGTGACAACGCGCTACTTATATGCGACAAGAATATAAACGTCAACGATGCAGTCTTAGCAGAAATTGCTCCGAAAAGATTTGTTCTACATAGGATTGTTGCCATTGATGATAATAAGGTTACTCTTCTTGGCGACGGCAATCTGTCACCAGAGCATTGCACTCTCAAGGATATAAAGGCAAAAGCTATTGGGTTCTACAGAAAAGGACGAAAGACTGCCGACATGACCAGCGGACTCAAATGGCGCATATATTCGTGGTGGTGGACACGTCTCTACCCTATCCGTCGCTATCTACTGTTCATATTACATCCACATATACCTGCAAGATTTAAGAAATGA